A single Diceros bicornis minor isolate mBicDic1 chromosome 7, mDicBic1.mat.cur, whole genome shotgun sequence DNA region contains:
- the CWC15 gene encoding spliceosome-associated protein CWC15 homolog, which produces MTTAARPTFEPARGGRGKGEGDLSQLSKQYSSRDLPSHTKIKYRQTTQDAPEEVRNRDFRRELEERERAAAREKNRDRPTREHTTSSSVSKKPRLDQIPAANLDADDPLTDEEDEDEDFEEESDDDDTAALLAELEKIKKERAEEQARKEQEQKAEEERIRMENILSGNPLLNLTGPSQPQANFKVKRRWDDDVVFKNCAKGVDDQKKDKRFVNDTLRSEFHKKFMEKYIK; this is translated from the exons ATGACCACAGCAGCTAGGCCAACCTTTGAACCGGCAAGAGgtgggagaggaaaaggagaaggtgATTTGAGCCAACTCTCAAAGCAGTATTCAAGCCGAGACCTACCTTCTCATACAAAGATAAAATATAG ACAGACCACTCAGGATGCCCCTGAAGAGGTTAGGAACCGTGACTTCAGGAGAGagttggaggagagagagagagctgctgcaagggaaaaaaatagagatcGTCCAACCCGAG AACATACAACCTCCTCTTCAGTATCAAAGAAGCCTCGGTTAGACCAGATTCCCGCGGCCAACCTCGATGCAGATGATCCTCTAACAGAT GAggaagatgaagatgaagattTTGAAGAGgagagtgatgatgatgatactgcAGCCCTTCTTGCAgaactggaaaaaattaaaaaagaaagagctgaAGAGCAGGCCAGGaag GAACAAGAACAGAAAGCTGAAGAAGAAAGGATTCGTATGGAAAACATTCTGAGTGGAAACCCTCTCCTTAATCTCACTGGCCCATCCCAGCCTCAGGCCAACTTCAAAGTTAAAAGAAG gtgGGATGACGACGTGGTTTTCAAGAACTGTGCAAAAGGTGTAGATGATCAGAAGAAAGACAAAAGATTTGTAAATGATACGCTGCGATCTGAATTTCACAAAAAGTTCATggagaaatatattaaatag